Part of the Rhodohalobacter sp. 614A genome is shown below.
ATATGAAAAGAAGAGAATTTATTAAACGGATAGGAATAGGCGGATTTCTAATTGCGAACGGCCAACTGTTCCGAACTTTTTTTACTCTTGATGATAAGGATGTAGACTTTCGATTCTTAGTTGCTTCAGACGGACATTACGGACAACCCGAAACGGATTATGAGGATTACTTTTCTACAATTGTTGAAAAAATAAATGCCTATCACGATTCATTTCCTTCGGAGTTTGTGGTTTACAATGGTGATATTATTCATGATGAACCTCAACATTTAAAACCGGCATTTGAGGCTTTATCAAAAACGAACCTGCCATTTTATGTAACGAAAGGAAATCACGATATGGTTACATCAGGAGCCTGGGAAAAGATGTGGAGTTATCCTCAAAACCATGCGGTAACTTATGAAGATCGGGTGATTTTACTTGGAACAACATCCAATGAAATGGGGGAGTATCTTTGTCCTGATTTAGATTGGTTTCAGGATTCTTTAAAGACGTATAAATCAGCGTCGGAAATTTACATTTTCCTTCATATTACACCGAATAACTGGACTGAGCATGGTGTGGACTGTCCGGAATTTCATGATTTGCTTGCTGGTTATTCAAATGTCATAGCTGTTTTCAATGGACATGATCACGATCAGGACGATATCAAAATCAGTAACAACAACATTCCGTACATGTTCGACGGACATTTTGGCGGCAGTTGGGGAACCGAATACCGTGGTTTCCGTGTAGTTGAAAGATTAAAAGACGGAACGCTTAGAACTTATTTGATGGATCCGGATATAAAAATAAATCAAAAGGAAATTTAGATAGATCTGTGAGGTTTGGCTGTATGCTAAATTGAACTCACCTGATCTTTTGAAACTTGTTTCTCGGCTTCCCTGTCATCAAATAAGAAAATGAAAATAATAAAAATGACAATGGCAAAGCCGGCAGGAACCCACCAGAAGTTGTACCACTGATCCAGACTCAGAGCTGACTGATCTCCAAGGAATAGGTTGAAGACATATCCTGCAACCTGAGCGCCAATCAGCATACCTACACCGTATGTAATCAGAACGATTAGTCCCTGAGCCTGACCGCGAATTCTTTCAAACGATTTGATGTCAACATAGATCTGGCCGGTTACGAAAAAGAAGTCATAACAAATTCCGTGTAAGGCAATTCCCCCGAGAATCATCCAGGTGGTGACTTCCGGAGCTCCAAGAGCAAACAAAGCGTAACGAAGCCCCCAGGCAAGCATTCCCACACCAAGCATCCATTTTACACCCAAGCGAACGAAGAAAAACGGAATCAGAAGCATAAAGACAACTTCCGAAGCCTGACCGATTGTTTGTGTTGCTGCGATATTCTGGAAACCTGCATTTCCAAGATATAATTGTGTAAAATTGTAATAAGCGGCAAGCGGGATGCTTATCAGCATAGAGCTGGCCAAAAAAATGTAAAACGATTTACTGCCCAGTTTTTTCAGTGCATCAATTCCAAGAATGCTCCTTGCCGATACGGAATCTCCTTTGGCAGGAGGAGGAGTGTGGGGAAGTGTGAAGCTATAGAGTCCTAAAATAATACTGGCAATTGCAGTTAAATAAAGCGGTAATGCAGTTCCTTCGGGAGTGACTCCTTCGGCCACAAAACTTACCAGTCCAAAACTTACAGTGAGTCCCGCTACAATCCAGCCGATTGTTCCAAAAACCCGAATCACCGGAAATTCTTTTTCCTGATCGTTAATGTTATGGAAAGACAACGTATTTGCCAGACTCATGGTGGGCATATAACAAAGATTATACGCAAGGAGCATCAGGATAAAAACAACAGGATTGTCAACAGCTTGAGGAGTCAATCCCATGATGATTCCTCCGAGGATATGCAGCGTACCTAAAACTTTCTCTGTTGCGAAATATCGGTCGGCAATCAATCCAACAAAAAAGGGTGCACAAATGGCTGCTATCGGATTAACCGTAAAGGGCCAGTGTGTTAAATCTTCCATTCCAAAATTCGACATATAAACGGCAATAGCAGTATACCAGGCTCCCCAAATGAAAAACTGGAGGAACATCATTGCACTCAATCTGGCTTTGACGAATTTTTTCATGAACTGACTTTTAAAGATTTATTCATTTGTTAATAACCTGCTGAATATGAATTTTATGTATGATAAGTGCAAGTAAAAGGATGAGAAACGTTTGCAGATTTTTGAAAACTTCGTTATTTCATAAACACTACAAAAAAACTAAAGTTATATATCATAACAATGAGCAAAAAATTAAAGTATGGAATGGTTGGTGGCAGCCTCGATGCCTTTATTGGAGAAGTACACAGAAAAGCTGCTGCATTGGATAGTAAATTCTCACTGGTTGCGGGAGCTTTTAGTAGCAGCCCGGAGAAATCAAAAAAAACAGGTGAAGCTTTAGGGCTTGATCCCAGCCGGGTTTATGGCTCCTATAAAGAAATGATCGAAAAAGAGAGCGAACTACCTGAAGAGGAACGCATTGATGTTGTATCCATCGTGACTCCAAATCATGTGCATTTTGATCCAGCGAAACTCGCCCTCGAAAATGGCTTTCATGTAATAATGGACAAGC
Proteins encoded:
- a CDS encoding metallophosphoesterase family protein: MKRREFIKRIGIGGFLIANGQLFRTFFTLDDKDVDFRFLVASDGHYGQPETDYEDYFSTIVEKINAYHDSFPSEFVVYNGDIIHDEPQHLKPAFEALSKTNLPFYVTKGNHDMVTSGAWEKMWSYPQNHAVTYEDRVILLGTTSNEMGEYLCPDLDWFQDSLKTYKSASEIYIFLHITPNNWTEHGVDCPEFHDLLAGYSNVIAVFNGHDHDQDDIKISNNNIPYMFDGHFGGSWGTEYRGFRVVERLKDGTLRTYLMDPDIKINQKEI
- a CDS encoding MFS transporter translates to MKKFVKARLSAMMFLQFFIWGAWYTAIAVYMSNFGMEDLTHWPFTVNPIAAICAPFFVGLIADRYFATEKVLGTLHILGGIIMGLTPQAVDNPVVFILMLLAYNLCYMPTMSLANTLSFHNINDQEKEFPVIRVFGTIGWIVAGLTVSFGLVSFVAEGVTPEGTALPLYLTAIASIILGLYSFTLPHTPPPAKGDSVSARSILGIDALKKLGSKSFYIFLASSMLISIPLAAYYNFTQLYLGNAGFQNIAATQTIGQASEVVFMLLIPFFFVRLGVKWMLGVGMLAWGLRYALFALGAPEVTTWMILGGIALHGICYDFFFVTGQIYVDIKSFERIRGQAQGLIVLITYGVGMLIGAQVAGYVFNLFLGDQSALSLDQWYNFWWVPAGFAIVIFIIFIFLFDDREAEKQVSKDQVSSI